From the Gasterosteus aculeatus chromosome 13, fGasAcu3.hap1.1, whole genome shotgun sequence genome, one window contains:
- the stx2b gene encoding syntaxin-2 isoform X1 translates to MKDRLDQLTAGTSLAEEEVMVAVDKDGFMESFFRRVEEVRGLIDKISYQVEEVRKMHSMILTAPNTDDRTKDRLDALTNDIKGNANVVRTKLKSMEHSMPKDDAANRSSVDFRIQKTQHTVLSRKFVEVMTQYNETQVSFRERSKGRIQRQLEITGRVTTDEELEGMLESGNPSIFTSDIISDSQITRQALSEIESRHQDIIRLESSIRELHAMFMDMAMLVETQGEMVNNIEKNVSNAAEYICSAKEETKKAVRYQKKSRRKYIILAFALLILLAVIALIVGLSVGLTKPPV, encoded by the exons ATGAAGGACCGACTGGACCAACTGACTGCt GGTACGTCactggcagaggaggaggtcatGGTGGCAGTGGACAAAGACGGCTTCATGGAGAGCTTTTTCAGAAGG GTGGAAGAAGTCAGAGGGCTCATCGATAAGATCTCCTACCaagtggaggaggtgaggaagaTGCACAGCATGATCCTGACTGCACCCAACACAGATgaca ggACAAAGGACCGGCTTGATGCACTGACCAACGACATCAAGGGCAATGCCAACGTGGTGCGAACAAAACTCAAAT CCATGGAGCACAGCATGCCCAAAGACGATGCCGCCAACAGGTCCTCGGTTGACTTCAGGATCCAGAAAACGCAG CACACTGTGCTGTCCAGGAAGTTTGTGGAGGTCATGACCCAGTACAACGAGACCCAGGTGTCCTTTCGGGAAAGAAGCAAAGGAAGGATCCAGAGACAGCTGGAGATAA CTGGACGAGTGACCACCGATGAAGAACTAGAGGGCATGTTAGAAAGTGGAAATCCATCTATCTTCACATCTGAT ATCATTTCTGATTCCCAGATCACACGTCAGGCCCTGAGTGAGATCGAGTCCCGACATCAGGACATCATACGTCTGGAGTCGAGCATCAGAGAGCTTCACGCCATGTTCATGGACATGGCAATGTTGGTAGAAACTCAG GGCGAAATGGTTAACAACATTGAGAAGAACGTCTCCAATGCGGCCGAATACATTTGTAGCGCAAAGGAAGAGACCAAAAAAGCAGTGAGATACCAGAAGAAATCCCGGAGG AAATACATTATCCTTGCCTTTGCTCTGTTGATCCTGCTTGCTGTCATTGCACTAATTGTCGGCCTGTCTGTTGGACTAACCAAGCCCCCTGTATGA
- the stx2b gene encoding syntaxin-2 isoform X2, whose protein sequence is MKDRLDQLTAGTSLAEEEVMVAVDKDGFMESFFRRVEEVRGLIDKISYQVEEVRKMHSMILTAPNTDDRTKDRLDALTNDIKGNANVVRTKLKSMEHSMPKDDAANRSSVDFRIQKTQHTVLSRKFVEVMTQYNETQVSFRERSKGRIQRQLEITGRVTTDEELEGMLESGNPSIFTSDIISDSQITRQALSEIESRHQDIIRLESSIRELHAMFMDMAMLVETQGEMVNNIEKNVSNAAEYICSAKEETKKAVRYQKKSRRKLLGLIMCVAAGLLLLLIIIVGVFE, encoded by the exons ATGAAGGACCGACTGGACCAACTGACTGCt GGTACGTCactggcagaggaggaggtcatGGTGGCAGTGGACAAAGACGGCTTCATGGAGAGCTTTTTCAGAAGG GTGGAAGAAGTCAGAGGGCTCATCGATAAGATCTCCTACCaagtggaggaggtgaggaagaTGCACAGCATGATCCTGACTGCACCCAACACAGATgaca ggACAAAGGACCGGCTTGATGCACTGACCAACGACATCAAGGGCAATGCCAACGTGGTGCGAACAAAACTCAAAT CCATGGAGCACAGCATGCCCAAAGACGATGCCGCCAACAGGTCCTCGGTTGACTTCAGGATCCAGAAAACGCAG CACACTGTGCTGTCCAGGAAGTTTGTGGAGGTCATGACCCAGTACAACGAGACCCAGGTGTCCTTTCGGGAAAGAAGCAAAGGAAGGATCCAGAGACAGCTGGAGATAA CTGGACGAGTGACCACCGATGAAGAACTAGAGGGCATGTTAGAAAGTGGAAATCCATCTATCTTCACATCTGAT ATCATTTCTGATTCCCAGATCACACGTCAGGCCCTGAGTGAGATCGAGTCCCGACATCAGGACATCATACGTCTGGAGTCGAGCATCAGAGAGCTTCACGCCATGTTCATGGACATGGCAATGTTGGTAGAAACTCAG GGCGAAATGGTTAACAACATTGAGAAGAACGTCTCCAATGCGGCCGAATACATTTGTAGCGCAAAGGAAGAGACCAAAAAAGCAGTGAGATACCAGAAGAAATCCCGGAGG AAACTCCTGGGCCTTATCATGTGTGTGGCGGCAGGTTTACTCCTTTTACTCATCATTATAGTCGGAGTCTTTGAGTAG